A DNA window from Engraulis encrasicolus isolate BLACKSEA-1 chromosome 3, IST_EnEncr_1.0, whole genome shotgun sequence contains the following coding sequences:
- the idua gene encoding alpha-L-iduronidase: MEITFHRFIGWTSLLLVVICRTVLCKYVDIVVDVQTPLRNLNHFWESTGFCPPLPHTKADEYDLSRDQELNLAYIGSVPHHGIQQVRIHWLLELVTAQVVNGKVSYNFTSLDKMVDQLWRNGLRPGFELMGSVSNFFDDFEDKKQVVEWRNLVHRIAKRYIGKYGLGYVSQWNFETWNEPNNHDFDNVTVSIQGFLNYYDACSEGLRAASPKLRFGGPGDSCHSPPHSPFCWAMLQHCYNGTNYFTGETGVRLDYIALHKKGGGHSLPILQQEIDSMKELLGRFPAFRSKPVYNDEADPLVGWSKPQSWRADATYAAMVVKVIHQHQDLLIADPDNSINYTLLSNDNAFLSYHPYPFTQRTLTVRFQVNNTSPPHVQLLRKPVLTVMGLLALLGEAQVLAQNQVLDSSDNNTVGVLASAHSPSLPGSSDSWQCTVVIYNSNDNSTSSSVDHVQVQIKNIPPTQPELMYVTYYLDNNVTNPYALWLQMGSPDFPTVEQFRQLRKLEDPVREGPLPLPRAGGLTLRANLPVPSVLLIHLCAKPSAAPGQVNGLRFIPITKGQVLIVWKDHCINSKCIKCYEIEFSRDQSKFQRINLSNTIFTSYAHSPENMQVSGFYRVRAVDYWDRSGEFSLAEKYTEENECNLTNCN; this comes from the exons ATGGAAATCACATTCCATCGGTTTATTGGGTGGACATCTCTTCTTCTCGTTGTAATTTGTCGAACTGTTCTTTGTAAATATGTTGACATAGTTGTAGACGTCCAAACACCCTTGAGGAATTTAAACCATTtctgggagagcactggtttctG CCCCCCTCTTCCTCACACCAAGGCAGATGAATATGACCTGAGTAGGGACCAGGAGTTAAATCTGGCCTACATTGGCTCAGTACCTCACCATGGGATTCAGCAGGTGCGCATCCATTGGCTGCTCGAGCTCGTCACAGCACA GGTAGTCAATGGAAAGGTATCATACAATTTCACCAGTCTGGACAAGATGGTGGACCAGCTGTGGCGGAATGGGCTCAGACCAG GATTTGAGTTGATGGGAAGTGTGTCTAACTTCTTTGATGACTTTGAGGACAAAAAACAAGTAGTGGAGTGGCGAAACCTGGTCCATCGCATAGCAAAGCGGTACATTG GGAAGTATGGCCTGGGATATGTCTCTCAGTGGAATTTTGAGACATGGAATGAACCAAACAATCATGACTTTGACAACGTCACAGTTTCCATTCAAG GGTTTCTGAATTATTATGACGCCTGCTCCGAGGGCCTGCGTGCGGCCAGCCCCAAGTTGAGGTTCGGGGGTCCTGGGGACTCCTgccactcccctccccactcccccttcTGCTGGGCCATGCTGCAGCACTGCTACAATGGGACCAACTACTTCACCGGAGAGACTGGAGTCCGCCTGGACTACATTGCCCTGCATAAAAAG GGAGGTGGCCATTCTTTACCCATACTGCAGCAGGAGATTGACTCTATGAAGGAGCTCCTGGGCCGTTTCCCAGCCTTCCGGTCCAAGCCCGTATACAACGACGAGGCTGATCCCCTCGTGGGCTGGTCCAAGCCACAGTCATGGAGGGCAGATGCCACCTATGCTGCGATGGTGGTCAAG GTGATCCACCAGCACCAGGACCTGCTCATAGCCGACCCTGACAACAGCATCAACTACACGTTGCTGAGCAACGACAACGCCTTCCTTAGTTACCATCCCTACCCCTTCACCCAGCGCACGCTCACCGTACGCTTCCAGGTCAACAACACCAGTCCACCTCACGTGCAGTTACTAAGGAAACCTGTTTTGACTGTAATGGGGTTACTGGCCTTACTAG GAGAGGCGCAAGTACTAGCTCAGAATCAAGTACTGGATTCTTCTGACAATAACACGGTGGGAGTCTTGGCGAGCGCCCATTCCCCCTCGCTGCCTGGGAGCTCCGATAGCTGGCAGTGCACTGTAGTTATCTACAACAGCAATGACAACAGCACGTCCTCCAGTGTGGATCATGTCCAAGTCCAGATCAAAAATATTCCTCCTACTCAGCCAG AGCTGATGTATGTGACGTACTACCTGGACAACAACGTCACAAATCCCTATGCCCTGTGGCTGCAGATGGGCAGCCCTGACTTCCCCACTGTGGAGCAGTTCAGGCAGCTGAGGAAACTGGAG GATCCAGTAAGGGAagggcctctgcctctgcccaggGCGGGAGGCCTCACTCTCAGGGCCAACCTGCCTGTCCCCTCggtcctcctcatccacctttgTGCCAAACCCAGTGCTGCACCAGGCCAG GTAAATGGCTTGCGATTCATACCCATCACAAAAGGCCAAGTACTGATCGTGTGGAAAGATCACTGCATCAATTCAAA ATGCATCAAATGCTACGAGATCGAGTTCTCCAGGGACCAAAGCAAATTCCAAAGAATAAATCTTTCCAACACCATCTTCACTTCATATGCACATTCTCCAG AAAACATGCAGGTGTCTGGCTTCTACCGTGTCCGGGCTGTGGACTACTGGGATAGATCAGGTGAATTTTCATTGGCTGAGAAATACACAGAGGAAAATGAATGTAATCTCACCAATTGCAACTAG
- the chmp7 gene encoding charged multivesicular body protein 7 — MSALPQSKEDGSFEFPPDWRDDARMTFLFSAFKENRDVDATDWDGKMDFWMPLIVNHCRRRGGVCLNLNQLNESFRRKGSLPLGLGTVLQSMYRNGKVQKESEFATNVDSGWLSWGVGLLLVKPLKWTLSTLLGSGRVPLEESFVVIELIKEKAVKLLETYRSSPLSDRSLLSFQDVRMLACDICPDETSLCLALLQLQRDKQVTVSLHEGEKLVKFSQQGQGRVGPVSDVDLGIYQLQRSEKLLGERVEALGKEADKCKEEARALLNEGKKSQALRCLKGRKRVEKRADRLYAQLETVKGILDRIAHSQTDRLVIQAYQAGVAALRLSLKDVTVEKAESLVDQIQELCDTQDEVNQTLAGGALDTTDGDELEEELEELLKESASEEHQDLPEVPTGPMPSSKGTTGILTDDFFNSLPTVPDSRLNVTDEELDRELSRLSIRGAGGEQRGTLSPLKRMEPAQ, encoded by the exons ATGTCTGCTTTACCCCAGTCCAAAGAGGATGGCTCCTTCGAGTTTCCTCCAGACTGGAGGGACGATGCACGCATGACATTCCTGTTCTCGGCATTCAAAGAGAACAGAGATGTCGACGCGACAGACTGGGATGGTAAAATGGACTTCTGGATGCCACTCATAGTAAACCATTGCAGACGTCGTGGGGGAGTCTGCCTGAATTTGAACCAACTTAATGAAAGTTTTCGGAGGAAAGGCAGTTTACCTCTTGGTCTGGGAACAGTTCTTCAGTCCATGTACAG GAATGGGAAAGTGCAGAAGGAGTCAGAGTTTGCCACGAATGTGGATTCCGGGTGGCTGTCGTGGGGAGTCGGTCTTCTGTTGGTAAAGCCACTGAAGTGGACACTGTCAACTCTGCTGGGCAGTGGACGGGTGCCATTGGAGGAATCATTCGTTGTGATCGAGTTGATTAAG GAGAAGGCTGTGAAGCTTCTGGAGACGTACCGGTCCTCACCGCTGTCAGACCGCAGCCTTCTGTCCTTCCAGGACGTCAGGATGCTGGCCTGTGACATCTGCCCAGACGAGACCTCCCTCTGCCTGGCTCTGCTACAGCTGCAGAGGGACAAGCAGGTCACCGTGTCTCTTCACGAGGGAGAAAAG CTGGTGAAGTTCTCCCAGCAGGGCCAGGGTCGTGTGGGCCCCGTCAGTGATGTCGATTTGGGCATCTACCAGCTGCAGCGCAGCGAGAAGCTCctgggagagagagtggaagcaCTGGGCAAGGAGGCTGACAA ATGCAAGGAGGAGGCTAGAGCTCTACTCAACGAGGGGAAAAAGTCGCAG GCCCTGAGGTGCCTGAAGggcaggaagcgagtggagaAGAGGGCAGACCGCCTGTACGCCCAGCTGGAGACTGTCAAGGGCATTCTGGACCGGATCGCCCACTCCCAAACAGACCGCCTG GTGATCCAGGCGTACCAGGCAGGTGTGGCCGCCCTGCGTCTCTCCCTGAAGGACGTCACAGTGGAGAAGGCAGAGAGCCTGGTGGACCAGATCCAGGAG CTGTGTGACACGCAGGATGAGGTCAACCAGACGCTTGCCGGAGGAGCGCTGGACACAA cTGATGGGgacgagctggaggaggagctggaggaactTTTGAAAGAGTCCGCTTCAGAGGAACACCAGGACCTTCCGGAGGTGCCCACGGGCCCTATGCCATCCAGCAAGGGCACCACGGGCATCCTCACCGACGACTTCTTCAACTCGTTACCCACCGTGCCCGACTCCCGGTTAAACGTCACGGACGAAGAGCTGGACCGGGAGCTGTCTCGCCTCAGCATCCGCGGAGCAG GTGGTGAACAGAGAGGAACACTCTCCCCACTTAAGAGGATGGAGCCAGCCCAGTAA